One part of the Arthrobacter tumbae genome encodes these proteins:
- a CDS encoding DUF2945 domain-containing protein, which produces MSYSKGTKVSWNTSQGKTHGTVVEKKDKEFTFDGQKFNASKDEPYYIVESEKSGKQAAHKESALDKQ; this is translated from the coding sequence ATGTCATACAGCAAGGGAACCAAGGTCAGCTGGAACACGTCGCAGGGCAAGACGCACGGCACGGTCGTGGAGAAGAAGGACAAGGAGTTCACCTTCGACGGCCAGAAGTTCAACGCGTCGAAGGATGAGCCGTACTACATCGTCGAAAGCGAGAAGTCGGGAAAGCAGGCCGCCCACAAGGAGAGCGCGCTCG